The stretch of DNA AATGCAGCCAAGCTGACCCTGCCCGAGCGCTTCGCCGCTGTCGACCTTTTCGTCGATTGGGATGACGCCGACGAGCTCAACACGCTCATCGTCACCGTCGACGACGGGCAAGTCCACTTCGAATTGCACGACGGCCAGATTGAACATCACTACCACCACCTCGGCGGTGGAGACACGACCGTCAGCCCCTGGCCGGCCGATGAAACCGAGCTTTTGCTCACCTGGGCGGGCCAGATCGGTGCCGATTTTCAGTTGCTGATGCCGCGCATCCTCGACGATATCGCCGAGGCCGCGGCCTGGCACGACGAGGGATACGACCTCTACGTCTGCGAAGTGGAGGAACCCACCCAACTCGATCTCATCGAGGTCGAGGTCGAGGGTGAGCTGATGACTCTGCCGTGGCTCGGCGCCGGCACGGTCACGCACGAGCACATCGAGGGGGAGGACCACCCGATCGCCCTGCTCTGGACCCCCCTCACAGCTGAGCCCGACCAGCCGATCGCCGAGGCCTGGCTCGACTCCGTGACGGAACTGCCCCGGACCAAGGCGCTTCCGGGGATCGACTGGACCGCGGTCGGGATGCCCGCCGACGAGGTGCTCTCCTGGCTGGAAGGGATCTACCTGAACCACCACGTGATCCCTGATGCCGAGGGCACCCTGCTCACCGCAGTGCTCGCCCGCTTGGGCGGCATCGACGCCGTCTAAACCTCGATCAGGAGGCCACGCTCGGGCGAATCCGTGCGACGCTTGTCGGATGGATCTGGAGGTGTCGCCCGCGCTCACGATTCCCGCACGGGAACTCGGCTGGCGGTTTTCGCGGTCCTCCGGGCCGGGTGGACAGCACGTCAACACCTCCGATAGTCGGGTCGAACTCTCCTGGAACGTTGCCGAGACGACGGCGCTCTCCGACGAACAGCGGCAGAGGTTGCTCGGCCGGCTGGGGCGTCGGCTTGTCGCCGGGGTAGTCACTGTGACTGCCTCCGAGCAGCGCTCTCAGCTACGTAACCGCGAGGTCGCGTTGGCGAAACTGGCCGAGCTGGTCGCCGCCGGGCTTGCCCCGGATGCGCCCCAGCGTCGGCCGACGCGGCCGACGCGGGGCTCGAACCGGCGACGCCTGGCCGCGAAGGGGCAACGATCAGCGACGAAGCAGAACCGGCAGCGTCCGTCAGCCGACTAACGAGTGCGGGTCGCGCCTCACGACATCCGTCGCGGGAGTCCGATCAGCCTGGGGCGGCTTCTTCGCCGAGTTCGAGCAGAATGTCTTCGCCGCGCATGTGGGCGTCACCCCGTTGGTCGAGCTCACCCCGTTGGTCGAGCTCACTCCGTTGGTCGAGCTCACC from Leifsonia psychrotolerans encodes:
- the arfB gene encoding alternative ribosome rescue aminoacyl-tRNA hydrolase ArfB, yielding MDLEVSPALTIPARELGWRFSRSSGPGGQHVNTSDSRVELSWNVAETTALSDEQRQRLLGRLGRRLVAGVVTVTASEQRSQLRNREVALAKLAELVAAGLAPDAPQRRPTRPTRGSNRRRLAAKGQRSATKQNRQRPSAD